Proteins from one Thaumasiovibrio subtropicus genomic window:
- the glpA gene encoding anaerobic glycerol-3-phosphate dehydrogenase subunit A has product MTKRFETDVVIIGGGATGTGIMRDCALRGIPCILIEKSDLASGTTGRNHGLLHSGARYAVKDQHSARECINENKILRRIAKHCVEDSQGLFISLPEDGLDYQSELLASCQQAGIDAQALSKQQALMLEPNANPQLIGAVQVPDGTLDPFRLTASNALDAIEHGARLLTRTQVTGLIQEQERVIGVECLCLNSGEKIAVYAKEVINAAGIWGQQLCEYADLNVTMFPAKGSLLILDYRINNVVLNRCRAPADADILVPGDTISLIGTTSEEIGYDQIDNLHVTPDEVDVLIEEGCKLAPIMRNTRVLRAYAGVRPLVSIGGDSSGRDISRGIVLLDHAERDGLSGFNTITGGKLMTYRLMAEQATDLVAKKLGVSTPCTTDTRPLPGSNAQQPNKRHTASIAKPIYASACHRHGERAADFLGQNTDDETLVCECEMVTKGEIRYAINQLHVDTITDLRRRTRLGMGPCQGELCAYRAAGLFSELGHGKHHASHLLHRFLEERWKGIKPVFWGDAQREAEFTYWIYEGLMGISDFASEPQPSSFPQHNEQEA; this is encoded by the coding sequence ATGACAAAACGTTTTGAAACTGACGTCGTGATTATCGGCGGTGGCGCAACAGGCACGGGCATAATGCGTGATTGTGCCTTACGAGGTATTCCTTGTATTCTCATAGAAAAGAGTGACTTAGCTTCTGGCACAACCGGAAGAAACCATGGGTTACTGCATTCAGGCGCCCGCTATGCGGTAAAAGATCAACATTCTGCACGTGAATGCATCAATGAAAACAAGATTCTTCGCCGCATCGCCAAGCACTGCGTGGAAGATAGCCAAGGCCTTTTCATTTCATTACCTGAAGACGGATTAGACTATCAGTCTGAGCTACTCGCAAGTTGTCAACAAGCAGGCATTGACGCTCAGGCACTGTCAAAACAACAGGCACTCATGCTCGAACCCAATGCGAATCCACAACTCATTGGTGCAGTGCAGGTCCCTGATGGCACCCTAGATCCTTTTCGCTTAACGGCATCAAATGCACTTGATGCGATCGAGCATGGCGCGCGCTTACTGACCCGTACTCAGGTTACCGGCTTGATCCAAGAACAAGAGCGCGTGATTGGCGTTGAATGCTTGTGTCTCAATAGCGGTGAGAAGATCGCGGTTTATGCCAAAGAAGTCATTAACGCAGCGGGGATTTGGGGACAGCAGCTATGCGAATATGCTGACCTCAATGTCACCATGTTTCCCGCCAAAGGATCACTCCTCATTCTTGACTACCGGATCAATAACGTCGTGCTCAATCGCTGCCGAGCCCCAGCCGACGCCGATATCCTTGTGCCAGGCGACACCATCTCTTTGATCGGTACGACGTCTGAAGAAATTGGCTATGACCAGATTGACAACCTGCACGTCACGCCAGACGAAGTCGACGTCTTAATTGAAGAAGGGTGCAAGCTCGCCCCCATCATGCGTAATACTCGCGTTTTGCGCGCTTACGCGGGTGTACGCCCCTTAGTTTCTATTGGCGGCGACAGCAGTGGCCGTGATATTAGTCGAGGGATTGTGCTGCTCGATCACGCTGAACGCGATGGTCTCAGTGGGTTCAATACCATTACCGGCGGCAAACTCATGACCTATCGTTTAATGGCAGAGCAAGCCACCGACTTAGTCGCCAAAAAACTGGGGGTGAGCACGCCATGTACTACCGACACACGGCCCTTGCCCGGTTCAAATGCGCAACAACCCAATAAACGCCACACAGCCAGCATCGCTAAACCTATTTATGCCTCGGCATGCCATCGCCACGGTGAGCGCGCCGCCGATTTCCTCGGACAGAACACCGATGATGAAACACTTGTTTGCGAATGCGAAATGGTCACTAAAGGCGAGATTCGATATGCCATTAATCAACTCCACGTCGATACCATCACCGATCTGCGGCGTCGAACCCGCTTAGGCATGGGGCCTTGCCAAGGCGAACTCTGTGCCTATCGTGCGGCTGGCCTGTTTTCCGAGCTCGGCCATGGAAAGCACCATGCTTCACACCTGCTGCACCGCTTTTTAGAAGAACGTTGGAAAGGTATCAAACCCGTGTTCTGGGGAGATGCCCAGCGCGAAGCCGAGTTTACCTATTGGATCTACGAAGGTTTGATGGGGATTTCAGATTTCGCCAGTGAACCTCAACCATCCTCATTTCCACAGCACAACGAACAGGAGGCATGA
- the glpB gene encoding glycerol-3-phosphate dehydrogenase subunit GlpB: MQFDTLIIGGGIAGLSCAIRCSEQGQKVAVISAGQSALHFSSGAIDVLGQLPDGTPVTHPFESCAEFKQHFPHHPYAKLNRQQVKASLDWFETQLTLQGVKLVHASGEANHQRLTPLGALRSTYLSQPSSLMLPIDENPHHAPQHIVIATIRGYRDFQPTLLKENLSKHPKFAQAKIDTITLDLPTLPQPCEYRSIDIAHFLQTSSQLNALADQLQRHAKHADVIILPACVGNGDGQQVIAKLRQRCGLNLFEMPTMPPSLMGLRIEEALKRRLREVGGMLLNGDQVQQGIFDNGKVSAVISRNHDMPLRANHFVLASGSYFSRGLLAERKQIREPIFDLSIASSADVPFHDDFLSPHPHQFMQQGVTTNQAFQPEKDGKTVPNLFCAGAVLAHYDPVFEGSGSGVAISSGYAIAEHILSETTAQIDGDIA, from the coding sequence ATGCAGTTTGATACCCTTATTATCGGCGGCGGAATTGCTGGCCTAAGTTGCGCCATCCGCTGTAGCGAGCAAGGGCAAAAAGTCGCCGTTATCAGTGCGGGGCAAAGCGCGCTGCATTTCTCTTCAGGGGCGATTGATGTCCTCGGCCAGTTACCGGATGGCACCCCGGTGACCCACCCCTTTGAAAGCTGCGCTGAGTTCAAGCAACATTTTCCACACCACCCTTATGCAAAGCTTAACCGCCAACAAGTGAAAGCCTCACTCGATTGGTTTGAAACCCAGCTCACGTTGCAAGGGGTAAAGTTAGTGCATGCCTCAGGGGAGGCCAATCATCAACGATTAACGCCGCTTGGTGCACTCCGATCTACGTATCTATCGCAGCCTTCATCACTGATGTTGCCCATTGATGAAAACCCGCACCACGCCCCTCAACATATTGTCATCGCGACAATTAGAGGCTATCGCGACTTCCAACCGACCTTGTTAAAAGAGAACCTCAGCAAACATCCTAAGTTCGCGCAGGCGAAGATAGATACCATCACGCTAGATTTACCCACACTACCCCAACCTTGCGAATACCGTTCTATCGACATTGCCCACTTTCTGCAAACATCATCGCAACTGAACGCACTCGCCGATCAATTGCAACGTCATGCCAAGCATGCTGATGTCATTATTCTCCCCGCCTGCGTTGGCAATGGTGACGGCCAACAAGTTATCGCGAAACTCCGTCAACGCTGTGGGCTGAACCTTTTTGAGATGCCAACGATGCCTCCCTCGTTAATGGGATTGCGAATAGAAGAAGCGTTAAAACGTCGCCTTCGTGAAGTCGGTGGGATGCTTTTAAATGGCGATCAAGTCCAACAAGGTATTTTCGACAATGGTAAAGTCAGTGCCGTCATCAGCCGCAATCACGATATGCCGCTACGTGCCAATCACTTTGTCTTAGCATCAGGCAGCTATTTTAGTCGCGGCTTGCTGGCCGAACGAAAACAGATTCGTGAACCTATCTTCGACTTATCGATTGCATCGTCAGCTGATGTGCCCTTTCACGATGACTTTTTAAGCCCCCATCCGCACCAGTTCATGCAGCAAGGCGTCACAACCAATCAAGCCTTTCAGCCGGAGAAGGACGGAAAAACCGTACCGAACTTATTTTGCGCTGGCGCTGTGCTCGCCCACTATGACCCGGTATTTGAAGGCAGTGGCAGCGGTGTGGCTATCTCTAGCGGTTATGCCATCGCTGAACACATTCTTTCTGAAACGACAGCACAGATCGATGGAGACATCGCCTAA